ATGACATTAGAATACATAGAATTGACGTAAACTATTCAAGAGCACAAGTCTTATTGTGCAATTGTTGCAATCTATATCCATAGATCACATGGCTACTTCTAATGTTGTTGCATATAACAAGTGTGGTACTATTTGCAGATCATATTCAGAAATGTTAGCATTCATAtatgaaaatattttaaagtgAATAATTTTTACTAAATATTTTGTTagtaatatatataattaattcaatTGAGAGAGTTGTTAATATATTGTTTTCGTTTCATCTCTCAAAGTTCATTTTTTCAGTAGATAAATATGATTTATACAATTTTTGTAGGTTATAAATGTTGTTTTTCATACGATTATTTCAGTTGATCATGGTTCTAACACATTAAACATATAAATTCGAAATCATTTTTTGTCTATTACTCCTATAATAGAATTAACATATataaaattttgatataaaatttagttCAATATTACTCAGCGTCGCCTTACGGCGATACCTCgcactttaaactttgaaaaaacaaaatatgtaaatactctacctaagattttttaaaatatgttaattgacAACCACTATTTTCTTTGATGTATACAATTTGAAAAATTAAACAATTACTCCATTAAAATTATTTTGCTAACggattttttattaaaaattcattttaatagTAATGAAAGTCGTCTTACTCTAACACCTCATAAtttaaacattataaaattaattcttcaaaaaaatattataaaattaaaatatattttttctcGACACAGTTTGctctaaaaaaattaaaattaaataaaattacttaattgttaaaatataaatatatactataaacaaaataaaaattatatagttatattcaaaatagctgaattttgatataaaatttagttCAATATTACTCGACGTCACTTAGGGCGACACTTCgcactttaaactttgaaaaaataaaaaaaattaaatactctacataatttaattaaaaaaaattaattgacAACCACTATTTTATATTTAATGTCTACAATTTGCAAAAGTAAACATTGgtgcattaaaattattttgcAACGAAAACTTTTTATTAAAGATTCATTTGAATATTACTAATAGGCACCTTAAACTCACACCTTCAATTTAAagcattataaaattaatttttcaaaaaaaaatattataaaattaaaatatttcttttctcAACAAAGTTTGatgtaaaatattttaaaattatataattacctTAATTGTCAAAAGATAAATATATActataaaaaaatgaaaattatatagttatatCCAAAATAGCTGAATTTTGATATACAATATAGTTCAATATTATTCGGCGTCGTCTTACGGCGACACCTCgcactttaaactttgaaaaaaataaaaatgtaaatattctacataagttattttaaaatatgttaattggCAACCACTATGTTATATTTGATGTATACAATTTGTAAAAGTAAATGTTAgtgcattaaaattattttacttaaaattcattttaatattACTGATAGCCACCTTACACTAACACCTCCTattttaaacattataaaattaattcttcaaaaaaatatataataaaattaaaatatttcttctCTCAACACAGTTTGCAGtaaaaaattttataattacataaaatataacaatGATTTTGAAAATGCAGATAAATATAATTTTTCGAAAATATAAACTGTGTAAGCATATATTTtgaaatacatataaaatatcaCATAAATATTCACTTCCATGAACGTTTATTGTGACATGACAAATTTATAATTAGTATGGAATTATAGgataattttaaaagtaataataaaaaaactaaatTTTAATTAGTACATATAATAGGGATATCCTCGTCATCATAGTGTATATACAACATGAAAATCTGTATAGTAAGAATTTGGAATTTGCAAAATAATTAATATAAGGATATTATGATTAAAGAAAACTACATCCGAAATAAATTGTTATATGCTCAAGTGATTCTTCATCTACTTCGTTGAATGCTGGTAACATATTTTTGACACCAGAGTAGGTAGATGGTTTATCAATTTTTTGTTGAGCACAGTACACATCATTGTTACTTGACCAAGATTGTAACCGGGAATGTAACAATCTATACTACTTATACACATTTTTTAGCCCTTATTAATTTATTTCACATTAGATATTTTCATATCAAAATACATTAGATCTCATGATCTTTCATAACATTATGTAAGTTTACTTTATCCAAACTTTTTCATGACATTACTAATATCTTACTACTATAATTCAATTATTGTTATTTAGCtgaattttataatatttaatctTTCTTACCATCAATTTACTCCCTCACTCTTCATATTCACTAGTACTATTCACATCCATATACTTAGCCACCTTTGCTAACACCTCAAAAGATTAATATTGATAAATTGGTTTAATTATTATAAAGTACATAACTAAAGATAAGAGTTTTtacaaattaattaattttttattttaagaatccataattatataaatttcaaGAATTAATATTAAATGTCAAGTTTATCCAAGTGTCTTTAATAttgataaaaaatatttaaatataaatacagTACATGATATGGTAAAATATGTTGTATGACCTACATTTACATGTTACATGCAAGAGAGAGTACTTAGCTCTGTACATGAGTGATGTGTAGTGGGAGTTCAGCATAGTGAGCCAGTATTCCTTACTAATGCTACTTATTAAATTATGAACTACTGATATTGCCAGGACTTTAAGCTTACTTTTGTAACTATTACTAACAGAAATGGAGTAATAGTAACGCATCATCaaacaaatttaaaaaatagAGGTCAACATCTCTCCGTAAATCAAATATAATACCTTTTTTCTTGACATGTCAAAGACATACACTTATAGAGCATTTATACTTAGTTGGGAGAATTAATTGTTGACTCCGGTTAAAATGTATTAAATTTTAGAAATAGTATCTCCTCTTACAGATGCAGCCGTACATCCATCCGGACTCTGTAAGGAAGGTGTAACAGAGTTATAAAAAAATATCAAGTGAAAAGTATTATCCTGTtagttataattataaaaatagtCCAGAAAAAGATAGTTACATGAGACATGAAGAGCACCCTATATGTATGGCCAGTAAGTTCTGCAATCTTGACCATTGATGGGTACTTCCAAAGAGTCAGCTGATTCTGGGTGAAACCATGAGAACTAAGCAGCTCACACTCATTCTTATTCCACATAAAACAGACATGTGAGCCAGTGTCAACCGAATTTAAACTATCTCTATCAAACTATCGATTTAATTCATACCTTTCTACCCTTGGGGCAAGGTCAGCGTATTAGCATAATGTCTTTTCTTCATAACACAAGGAAAAAAAAGAAGGTAAGCGCTTCATGTTTCTAAGAAATTAACACAGATGTACCTCGAGATGAAAAAGGCCAAAGAAGTTTTATTTTGGAAAACTCAGGTTCCTTTTCCTTCAAAGTTTTGTGTTCCCGCAAATATTACATGCAATCATGTCCCGAATATATGCATAGATGTTCATACTAAATACATATTTGTAAAATTCAACTTATTAAATACTAAACATGCCAGGCAACTATTCAACTTATTAAGATCGTGTTAtgtcataataaaaaattaacaaaattttgcacaattattttataaaacaaagCAGGCCAGACAACTATTCAAAATCACCCAAGTATCTTGAGTAGTGTCCCATACTGATAAGAAGAGTCCTAAGATCCACTGCTTCAGTTTTGCTATTTGTACTTATAGAGCGACTCTTGGTGAGCATAAGTTCATACTGGTAAGGATCAAAGAAGACAAATGAATACAGAAAAATCACATGAAAGTAtgtttcaaaaaaatatattCAACCAGATCCATTTATTCCATTctaataattttcagaaatttcAACCTTTTGTTCCTCAAAGTGTGGTATAAAGTGTGGTCGGCATCTAaaatttttcagaattttcatAAGCCCTCAACCTCTTGTTACTTACCGAATTTTCAAAAGAAGCGGAAACTGTCACAATTATTATAGTATAATATGAATCATATGAATATCGGATACCTGAAAGAGTGGAGACAGTCTTCACAGTCTTCATGGTCTTCCTTTTATCTTTGACATCTTACACCTCCAATTTCAGAATGAATTTCTGGTGAAAACAAAAACAGGAAAAACTCTATCTTTATACCAGTATACAATCTACTTGCAAACGACCATCAACTCAATATCTATTATGTGTTCAACCATATAAAAATAATCAAGATCACTTATTAGGATTATACGAAGGATGTAGTTAATGATTAATCAGCAAAGTGTCTCTAAACGTTTGCCTATATGTATGTATGTGTAACCCGATTACCAAACAGAGTTGACATAAGTCTTGGCTGAGCCGGTGAGGTACTTAAGAATATGAACGATGCTGGCATTTACAGTGGGCTGCAGCAATGGACCAAGCACCAGAACTGGACTGATCACCGCCATGTCTACTCCTCTTTGTTTTGCCTCCTCCCAGGCAGACTTTTCTTCCACTGCTTCTCCGTAGCAGTACCAATTCTGCATAATAAAATCAATTTACAACCAAATGAACTAAACCTACTGGTTTATCAATTTACACATATGTAGCTAATGATTAATCAGCAAAGTGTCTCTGAACGTTTTCCTATATGCATTTAGTGTAACCAGATTACCAGAGCGAGTTGACATAAGTCTTGGCTGAGCCGGTGAGGTACTTGAGAATATAAACGATGCTGGCATTTACAGTGGGCTACAACAATGGACCAAGCACCAGAACTGGACTGGTCACCACCATGTCTACTCCTCTCTGTTTTGCCTTCTCCCATGCAGATTTTTCTGCCACTGCTTTTCCGCAGCAGTACCGGTTCTGcataataaaaatcaatttacaAGCAAACGAAATAAACCTACTGGTTTATCAAGATGTTATACTAAAAAACGGATTAGGACACTAAAGTTTAATTACCTTGATGCATTTGCAGAATTCAAGATCACTCCAGCAATCTTCGTTAATAACCTCATCAGGACCTCTGTTAGGGTACATGTAAACTGCACCAATTGATGAAGTGAAGACTACTCGTCGTACTTTTGTTTTCGCGGCTGCAACAATCACATTTATGGTTCCAATAACAGCTAGTTCCACCATTTTTTCCTGCACACATAATGTCACCACCATTATCAGGCCAATCATTAtggaaatctttaaaaattaaaTATGCACGTACATGATCATCGGTGACGGGAGAAGCAGAGTGGAAAACACCATCACAACCACTAATGGCATTGCATAAACTCTCATAATGAAGAGGATCAGCTATGCATAATGTCAATCTATCTTTTGCACCTTCCAGCTCTCTTAAATGATCATTCTTCAGTTCATCTGATAAAAATACAAACCACATAAGTACTAAAATTtttgtaactgagatgtttgaGATTTAAAATCAAATAGTTGGTGTAGATACCTTCATTCATGATTTTATAACCACTACTATAGAATTAATCAACCCATAGTTATCTTCTGCCTAAACTAATATATGTACAGAATAATAGTACAAACATATTATCAATATAAAAACAATACTAAAATTACATAAAGAAAGGAGTGCAGAGACGAATTaaatgaaaaacaaaaaaaaagaagaaatatgatgTACTAACCGGTTTGAtcattgtgttgcattagcaaaTGAAACTCAATTAAATTCTACATGTGACCTgcaaaaaagaaaagagaaaatgaGATTCTGAGATTTGAAATTTGAGAGAAGAAGAGTAACATACATGTATGTTAATCTAATTTAACTCAATTTAGAAATCAAGGAGTGATAATTTCTATAGATAAGtaatttgaaattcaaattttaaaaatatagtaAATAAAGGAGCAGATCATGCATGCTTTGATTTTGTTGGATGCATGCTTTGATTTTGTCGGTTTAACTGATAATGAGGAAGTTACCAAAATATGAGAGAGATGTGGAGGAGATTGAtcgagagaaagagagaaagagagtataACAGACGAGAGACAATTATGCAcaatttgattttggtaattttttttacCCATGGGTAAATTAATGAGTAGTCATTAAGATATATATATGTGAGAAAATCATGCAAATATTTTCTTGGATAagatgtttaaattttaaaattcaaaaaatttccaTGTTTAGTGTGTTGATGGGTAAACTTATATGGATATAtagattttatacttaatatgggtcatgggtaaatttattTACCCATTGGGTAAATTTTGTGTATATATCCATGGATTTAAtgattttatacttaatatggaTTATGGGTATCCATTTAGAAAATGGGTAAATTAATGAGTagtcattatatatatatatatatatatatatatatatatatatatatatatataaggaacACACTAACATATATGAATTTGCTGGGTATTTTAGTGATATAAGTAACCACTAAGATATTGTTAGAGCGCAAATTTATGTCATGTTCCTTATATTTAGACTTAAGAATATGGTTAAGAAAATTGTTGGATTTACTCTAATGTTGCAAAAGAAATACATGTCTTATTTTTAGTTTATAATATAAAGTATATGATATATCTCACACACTTGCATCCATTTTGAATAGAAGAATTAAGATGAACATTATCGTTGGAGTATAAGATCGATCTGTGATCACAAGTTGCAAACATTCATTGCAATTGTACACGAACTTTTCTGAAAATACTAGTCCATATGTCCCATTAAATTCTAATACGTTACTTTTCAGCACACTTTTCAACGtttatttaaaacataactctacaatatttttttaatttttttccctgaataaaagttttatgtttaaacttttattcaaaaagaaaaaattaaaaaaatattataaaactatattttataaaagATTCGAAATACGTACAAATATTGAACGTATACAATTTAATGGGACGGAGATAATAGTTAGATAATGCTATTATATATACTTCATAAAATGCGCTAGAAATTTATAGCCATGCAATTTGTGTTGTGTATGATAacatatactccctccgtccccctCAATTTTTTATATTGGGGGACGGGACTTAATAcacattttaatatttttattaaatgtggtttgtatatattttttttttaattttttttttctagaTAAAAAATATGATGTTGaaattttaatacaaaaaaaatttaaaaataaattacataaatatattttataattaccTTAAAATACGTGTTAAGCATGTGAAAAAACAATAAAGAAATGAGAGGGACGAAGGTAGTACAAATTTTAAACCGCGCTCTAAAAAATGAACGTTTTTAATGTTTGCAAAATCAAACAATTatttagaaataatttcaaaataaCTACTATCATAATCGCTactatatataattaattatgtTTGATGGCGGAATATTTCGTCAAGTCATCAATTTTCATCGTTTAAGGTCCTTATCCTTACGACAAGATCCTATACGGATGATGAATAAATACTTTAAGGGAGCCGCACACCACTTCATCATCCGTTTTTTCTTAATCATCCCGAAATTTTAGTAAAACATCGCATCCATTTTTTTAACTTTTCTCGTCCCCTACTATAATGCTAGAAGGGAGGATTATTTATGTGTCCTTCATTGACACAAAAATATTTCGATTAAAAGATAAAagtttttttttctaaaaatgaCAACAATTGCTCTAAAAATCTAGGGAGATTTCCGCAACCATCAAATTGTTATCGAATTTGTTGAAATAATTCTCAACTATATTTAGAAACACATTTTTCATTAGAAATTACGGAAACAAACTCTTTATCCTATCGAATTAAGTCCCTTCTCGAATTATAACCGTAACAAAAATTACGAATTATACACCATTGGTTGGTTAATACCTAGCTCTTGCGTTTCATAAATTCACCACCACCACCACAAGACCACCAAATTCATGTGCAAATCGAAACCTCTAATTCCCACCCATATCCCCAATCACGTTTTAAGCTACTTGGGTTGTTGTTGTTCTTGTACATTCATATCATACCATAAGTCCATAACTCTCACACAAGTAATGCGTAATGTGATATCTAAAAGGACTACTAGCACCCTGTCACGGACTAACCTCTCCCAGTCCCATACCCAATACTTACATTTTTCACCTTTTATTTTTCTCCCAAAAAGTACTACCCTCATACCTTTTTCACAATGCCTACAACTCTTCTACTGCAGATTTACATGTGTTTTCTTTATCTTCTCTCATCTTCATTTTCTCCACAGTTATTTACACTTTTTCAACATGGAAAATTAGTAGAGTGTAAAGGGAATCCAATTACGATTATAGCAATGCCAAACTTCTTGTTTTTTTTCTAATTACGTGTAATTTAACTTACCATTTCGACTAAAAATAATTTTGTTCCTTACCTAATGTTTGGTATACAGATCCGCCTCTTTCGACTTGGGCCTTTATAACATGGAGAAATTTAGAATAGTAATTATGTTGTAAATTTAACAGTGCTAGGGTGCTTATAATCTAGCAAGATATTGTTGGAGAAAACGAATTGGTATGAAAATCTTTGAAAgaaaattacttgaatattcaaagtGGTTCTCAAAATCGTTCCTAAATACTAGTGTGTAATATATATATTTGGTAAATTTTCAAAGATCTTACCACCTCTGCATACATATACATTCACAAGTTAAAATATGATAAATATCACGTA
This genomic interval from Apium graveolens cultivar Ventura chromosome 8, ASM990537v1, whole genome shotgun sequence contains the following:
- the LOC141680580 gene encoding cinnamoyl-CoA reductase 1-like encodes the protein MNEDELKNDHLRELEGAKDRLTLCIADPLHYESLCNAISGCDGVFHSASPVTDDHEKMVELAVIGTINVIVAAAKTKVRRVVFTSSIGAVYMYPNRGPDEVINEDCWSDLEFCKCIKNRYCCGKAVAEKSAWEKAKQRGVDMVVTSPVLVLGPLL